From a single Brassica napus cultivar Da-Ae chromosome C9, Da-Ae, whole genome shotgun sequence genomic region:
- the LOC106370696 gene encoding uncharacterized protein LOC106370696, with the protein MAGREVFPVVECYGTEVLTSENSETEINVPFYRVRGRSFTRTIFRPTEGFDLLLGQVRDEAPMYEFSPYLPLDALENRENLHQCILEYPPPENIRVIPDQFNNLGWNWYHTATVLSDYVHDVVFNNNIPFAVEGDEAFGTVTLMRQDNRWRRESWRLNAPEPMLSRECTICGDPLTYTPIDYLLGLQVCQHVFHRSCILQWVWRNSATPSCPICRSLI; encoded by the coding sequence ATGGCAGGGCGTGAAGTGTTCCCTGTCGTAGAATGTTATGGAACTGAAGTACTTACAAGTGAGAACTCCGAGACAGAAATCAACGTGCCATTTTATAGAGTCCGGGGAAGATCATTTACAAGAACGATTTTTCGTCCAACAGAAGGTTTTGATCTTCTACTTGGCCAAGTAAGAGATGAGGCACCTATGTATGAATTTTCGCCATACTTACCCCTAGATGCACTGGAAAACAGAGAAAATCTTCATCAATGCATTCTTGAATACCCACCGCCGGAAAACATAAGGGTCATACCCGATCAGTTTAATAATCTAGGTTGGAATTGGTATCATACTGCAACTGTGCTCTCCGACTATGTCCATGACGTTGTCTTCAACAATAATATCCCTTTTGCTGTTGAAGGTGATGAAGCTTTTGGCACAGTAACCCTTATGAGACAGGATAATAGGTGGCGCAGAGAATCTTGGCGCCTAAATGCACCAGAGCCTATGTTATCCAGAGAATGCACTATTTGTGGAGACCCTCTTACCTACACTCCGATAGACTATCTTCTTGGGTTGCAGGTTTGTCAACATGTTTTTCATAGAAGTTGTATTCTTCAATGGGTCTGGAGAAACTCTGCTACTCCTTCTTGTCCCATATGCAGGAGTCTAATATGA